In Pyrus communis chromosome 15, drPyrComm1.1, whole genome shotgun sequence, the genomic stretch CCGCCTGTGACGACGACGATACCGGCGCCGCCGATTCCATCGACAACGCCCACATTCAATACGATTCCCATACGCTCGAGGACGGTGGCATCGTCGTCGTTGAGGACGTTAGCTCCGACGGCGTCTACGTTCAGGGCGGCTCCGCTGGCTCCGAATTGCGTGGTCAGCCTTACGACGGCTCCAGCCAGCTCACGCTTTCGTTTCGCGGCCAGGTCTTTGTTTTTGACGCGGTTACGCCCGAAAAGGTAAGAACTTTATTCGAATTTGATTGGTCATTTAGGGTTTTTTAGAGCTTGTGAATGATGATGTTCTGTAATTTACAACAAAATGTTGGTTGCTGAAAAATAGAGCTCTGTAATACGAAAAGTTtgaatatttattaaattaggCAAAAAAATTGATTCATTGAGCAACACCATGCTAGTATGATTATAGTTAAATTTCTTCAGTTACtattttttttgtgcattttGATGTTGTTTGAAGGTTCAAGCGGTGTTATTACTGTTGGGAGGAAATGAATTATCGCCTAGCGCTCAAGGGACGGAGTTGGCATCTCAGAATCCGAGGGTATCTCATTAGACTGGAAATTTTTTGCATCCTATTCGTATGTGAATATATTATAATGGTGTGTTTTCTTGTACTCCATATTATGTAGGCTACAGAAGATTTTCCCCGATGTAGTCAACCTCACAGAGCAGCGTCATTATTTAGGTTTcggcaaaagagaaaagagcGATGCTTTGACAAAAAAGTGAGATATGGTGTTCGTCAGGAAGTAGCACTCAGGttcgttttttttattaagaaagaaaagttGCAGCAGGTGGTGTAGTCTATATAATATGCTTCTGCTCAAATACCTTTGGTATAATGTATGAATTGATTGGATGTGCTTATTGAATTGCAATCAGGTGGTGTAGTCTATATACTTGTGTGCCTGTTAAATTGAAAAAGTAGAGATTCTTTTCTGTTACCTTGTTCATTGGTCTACTGTGATGTTAAGTGTTTGCAGTTTAGTGTAAATCAAACAACCTTTTTTGCGGGTTAAGATAGCCGTGTACCTGTGCTGTCTATGCCGATAGATTTGTGTTGTAATGAATTAGGCTTccttttataagtttaattgtATACAGTTTCAACAATAATATTACATATCTTTTCAAAACCAAGTTGATTACAGATTTATGGATTAACAATTCAGGTCCAGAATAATGATTTAAAAATTGGCATTAGGACTCTGCCATAGTTTATAATCCCACATAGGGATCTTGATTCCTTACTTAATTGTTGGCATAGTTCAGGCTTTTAACCTTTTACGTCATTCTACTACACTCATGACTCATGTGAGTAATCTATGCATAATGTTTGAGCAATATTATCTCAAATATCTTGTTACACAAAGCTAGCTTTCTATTTATAAATAGGGCTCTACCAATTAATGTCACATGGTGAGATTTTTCATACTTATGTGGAACCAATTATATGGAGCACATTATTATGACAATAAGCTAATTTAATCCAGAAAAGGAGAGAATGCCTCAATTAgtccatgaaaaaaaaaaccatacaCAAAATATATCTCCTGTATTGTACAGGTTCATTTAATACGCTTGTACTCAATTGGTCCAAGGAAGAAAGGAGGATATGATGAGCATCCTACATTCTGTTGATTTCTCGTCTGTTGCTTATTATTGTTATAGATTtactttcttttgtttcattaTGCTACAttctttgtttaagttttaCATTAAATGTTTGATTCATGTATGTAAATCAGGATGCAACGAAACAAGGGGCAATTTTCTTCCTCGAAAAAGTCAGATGGAGATGGTAACTGGTCTAATGGCCAGGAGTCGGGGCAGGAAGATACCCATGCAGAAACCTTGTGAGTCTGTGCAATATTGTAGAGTTTCGTAATCTTAAgggaacaaaagaaaataagaatttgGTGGAtgggttttttatattttgtgtactatatttttgtttcctatttctaaaggcgtattatatttttctttatcatTCTTATACTTTATGCGTCTTACCTGTGACTAACTATTCTTGCACCTCTTATGATTTGCATGTTTTACCCGTCCAGCTGCAAGCATTGTGGAACAAGTTCAAAGTCCACACCAATGATGCGGCGCGGCCCATCTGGTCCGAGGTCTCTGTGCAATGCTTGTGGGCTTTTTTGGGCAAACAGGGTCTGTATCTTCTCTAGCGATGAATTAATCACTTCATTTCTTTTGTTGCAACAATATTATGGTCTCTTTCCTTCTTTATGTATCCTTTGCCCTCTTCCAGCCACATatttacttgataaaaattaatattgtaTTTAATCTTGACTTGTTTGTGCTCCATGAATCACTAACAAAAGTTTAGAGGTCTGAAGAGTTGAACTCTGAAAAACTCCAAGTCTCCAACTAAGCCTATAGGAGACTCTAAGTTCAGAGTTGTCGTCTGTTAAATAGGAATATTACATGGAATTTTCttgattcattcattcttcAAACGTGATAGCATGAACTGGTAATgcctgttaaaaaaaaaaaaaaaaaaaaaaaaaatcaagaataaaTATATGTTGGGACTTGGGAGAGGTGATAAAGAATAGAGGGTGATAACATGGATTTGTGTGGTTTTAACACCATTTGATGTATTTGCTCTATTTGTGGCTATGAGCAAGTAAAATTTTTTTACATcataaaatattcaaaggtgttattttatatttaatttacatTTTAGCTCCCAATTTTAAGATTGATAGTTTTTCTCGACCTTGAATTCATTAGACGTAGATTTCAAGAGAATATACACTACAGGCATTCTTTGTGCATTACCTGTAAATCCGCCATATAAGCGAACCTAGTATTTTTGCACCGGAGATCCACGCTTCATACAatttacatcaaatttttgcAGGGTTCTATGAGGGAACTTTCCAAGAGAAGCCATGATGTCAAACGAACTGAGCAGGTGTGTGTTCCATCTTCCATGTCTCTTGAGTACATTACATCAAACAAATTGGTATTGCTATGTGTAGAATGAGTTTTCCATTATCTCTGCTCAATTTTGTGCCCTTCTTTTATGTATATTAAATACAGGGAGGTGAATCTGATACTAAAGATTTGGACAGCGTAACTGCTATCGATGCACACAacaatcttgttcccttctCTAATGGTGATAACTCGGCCTTAGTTGCTGAAAACTAGGTTTCATTAAAATGCCAACGTTGTCTCCGGCATCATTCAAGTAGGCTTTCCCAGAATTTTCATTCGGCTTGTCCGATCTTAATGTACAGCTATAATAGTGCCGTGATCAATACAAGAAGTaatctattttttttcattttgattttgtttgttgAGTTTTGATACTGACTCTCCTTGACACCAGCTGAGAGGATACAAAACCTACCTAAACCATTTCactatttaatattttagtacATTTTGCATCATTAATGTGTAATTGCTTATATGACCtgtaagaggtcttagatttgattttgtCAAAAGCGAATTCGAATCAAATTGTTATGGTTAGATAGTAGTCTACTCATCCATCCAAAGGGCCAAAAGGCAATGTATGCTAGAAAGTTGATCAATCGTGAGGCAATAGATTGAGCCTAAGTACTGTATTGCTATTTTTCCCTATGcctaaaaaataagtaaattgaatgGTGTATTTTGGATTTTGGAGCTTGCTTTATGACAATACTACATTTCTCATCTATGCCATATAGTACTATAGtttaatgacattttttttcaattgtaagtgagaagtttgAGGTTCGAATATCATAGGATGGCCAGTTCAACACCCATTTATTCTCCTGCGCCTTAATGTGAGTATATTGTTATATCAAAAATATTTGGTCTCTAGTTCAGTTGGAAGTTTTTTGTGAAGGGGGATTTTGCTGAATtatgataaataaattatgatGGTTAAATTAAAATCTTGGTAGAAAATGGGAAGCAATTTGTGACAATTGCGCTCTCTATTTCTTAGgaaaattttgataattttcaTTGTTGTTATTAAGAAATTTTCATTATTATCGTTTAAATTAATgggcaaaaaaataaattgattgtgAATTCGTTGTTTTTGAGCTTAAAACTTTTCACTTGTTACTAAAGAAACATACTATTAGGTTGTACTAGTATTAAGTGATGAATTATTAGttggttttgtaattttatgcTCTAACAACCATATATTCCTAAAAGTGTGTGGACGGATCATAATTGCAAGTACAACATTATCCTTTTTGGATCAAATGGCCATGACCATGATGGCCAACCTAGTCCATTCCTTATAAGGACACCACACCAGTCCCCCAACTCTGCATTTTTCCCTAAATAATCCACGCCACTTTCCAAACCCAATCACTAACCCCATGCCTACCATCACGAGCCGTTGGATTACATTCCCGACACCCATCAACTGCATCTGGGTCCCGCCAGCTGTTTCCTCATTCACCACCCCCCTCCCCCACCAGAAAGCACCCGCATGTGGCCATGGACCCCACCCCATATCCATCCAAGCAAGCAAAACTTAATACTAACTCTCGCGCAACACTAGATACTTACCCTACACCAAAATATAAACCGAGTGGTGCAATTCCGCTTATTTTTTAGTCATGATCAAATTTATTGAAGAAGATCGAAAGATGTAAGTTAGCGTAGTTGTGTGAAGGACATATTTGAGTTCGTTGATAGCACCACCATACCCACGAAAAGATAGTACTATACCTCTTATCTAAAATAAGTCATTATATCGTGCCAATATTATGTTGTTTTAAAATTATAGTCAGAATCATTTGTTCTCTTTATCATAgtatgaagatttttttttacaaatttactTTAGAGATGATTTAGTCATCTAAGTATTAAATAAATTGTCAATTATCATAACAAGTAACATTTCGTAACCAGTTGTTAATTTATGTAATTCACACAGACGACTAAGTGGTGTCCCAatcaaatgaattttttaagCAAAGTCTTAGATGATAAAGAAAATGATAATATtagggagatcaaaatttttaaatcgaatttgtaaaccaaataatgtggttgtaGACGATTAGCCTATTAACTAAATATcaattaacgtatttattttttattgatgacatattatttagtttaaaattttaatatcttTAATATTACCTAAAGAAAAATAGTTTAGTTATGACATTAAAATGATATGCAACTTCATTCCACTAAGACAATTACTACTCAGGTTATCGAAATAAAAAGTGTACCACACAAAAATTGTGAAAGAGAATATAAAAGTAGGAAAATATGAATTTCGgctttttgaatattttattttttaggaaaataatttattaccCATTCGCGGGTCACAAAGGAAACACAGAGGCACGCCCTGCAAATCttagctattttttttttcggctTCTCGTTGATTTTTggaagcttcttcttcttcatcgagCTCAGAAAATTTCCTGCTTTATTAGCTAGTATCAGGGTTTGGGGTTAGGGTTTGTTTCAGAAAATTGTTACACTGTTACCTTGCGACGGAGGCTATGGGTTTTCCGGTGGAACcggtttagggttttgaattCGGAGAAGGCGGAGGGGCTGAGCGTTAGGGTTTGGTGAAGGGGATATTGGATGGCAGCCGTCAATCCACAGCCTCTGGAAGCTGGACCATTTGAGGAGCACGGGAGCGGTCCAATACAGGTAGAAGACGATGACGGTGACTACGAAgatggtggtgatgatggtaTGGAGGACATGGAAGAGGTGCATGTGAACCCCGTCAGCGTTGCGGAgcgtggaggaggaggaggaggaggaggaggaggtgtgGTCATGGCGTCCAGGACTAGCGAGCTCACTCTGTCCTTTGAAGGCGAGGTCTATGTCTTCCCTGCTGTTACACCCGAGAAggtctctctctcatcttcgtTTTGAGTATTTTTATTGTAGCAAgaaccaatttttctttcttcccaaATATTCATATTGTGCTTGCGCCACTGTGCTGTGCTGAATTTTTAGTAATTGAGTTTTGTATTTTTCCGCGTAATTGCAAAGATACAAATTCATTTCTGTTccaactgaaaattaaaaaggaaagaaCGAAACTTGGATTGGGTTGGAGGGATACGAGTTTATGGGACTTGAAGTTTTGATGTTTgtgataaaatttaaaatttgattacgATTCGGTTTCTACACTTATTGTTTTTCCTTAAGATTAAGACCCTTAGAATAGGCGTGCTGTTTAGTTTTATCAAATTGGTATTATGGGTATGAAATGAATATGGAAATTATCGTACGCATGGATTCCCCTGTGACGAGGTTTTTAAACAAATGttctggaagaagaatgaaAGTATGCTTTCATGAATCTCTCTAAACCAATATGAAGCAACAAGTTATTGGCAGGAAAATATAGTGTGGTTGTATGAAATATGAACTTCTATTCCATCACTTGGATCATTATAACTAGCAAATAGATATGGTAATCCCTTCAACTAGTTGAAGCCAAGTAAGTCTTTGTCTGTTTCTGTTCTCTCTAAGTTGGCCTGTTAAATTTACAGCCATCTGTTTACTAAATTTACAATAAAATGCGTTTGCTGGTTTGGATTATGCCCATTTTGAAAGAAGGCTCAGATTTAGGATTCCATATAACAGGTGCAAGCAGTGCTCTTGCTGTTGGGAGGACGTGATGTACCAACTGGTGTGCCCACAGTGGAAGTGTCTTACAATCAGAATCCAAGGGTAATTCATATGTTGACATTAATGAGACCAATTTCAATGCATCTTCTGTGCTTATGTTCACATGTTGCCTTCCACAATCTCTAGGGTGTGGGTGACACCCCAAAGCGTTCAAATCTTTCGCGAAGAATAGCTTCCCTGGTAAGGTTTCGTGAAAAGCGGAAGGAGAGATGTTTTGACAAGAAAATTAGGTACACTGTGCGTAAAGAGGTTGCACAGAGGTAAGACGAATTGAGGacgcttctttctttctgttccTTTTTCTTGTAACTACTAACTAGTGCTTTTGGGTTCAACTAATTTCGTACGGTATGGGGGATTTGTTTGAAAAGAGAATCATTTATTGTTGAATCATAGATTAAAATTTCATGTGGCAATGCCTagtaaattataatattttatgcATATATTTTCAGTTGCATCAACAGTTCTTACATTCTGAATGCATTTTGATCTTTACTTTAGTTACTTGAAACCATTGATATGTGTATCTTTCCATTAAAGCATTCTCTTGATGTTCTGTCTCCTTAGAGATGGTTCTTGAACATAATCGATATTTTATGCACTGAATAATAGCCTAGGTAACTATTACTTTTTGGGTTTGAGTCAATCTGAATTCTTTAACTGATTTTTTTCAAATCAGTTTGGTTGAACATTGAGTAGATGTTTGCCTTTTTGTTTAAGCATGTAGTAATTTGGAAATTATTTCACTGTTTTTAGCATAACTGTTAAGTTTCTCTGATCCAGTTTTGCAATGAACATATACCCTTCCTAACCCAGAACTCGGCTCTCCTCGCACCAAAGCGTCAAAGTATCGTAAAAGATGTATGGTGCAATCACCTCTCAAACCTAAATGGTAGTGCTGCCACAAAACCACACCCCCTGGCGCGCATAAATGAAGCTGTATATTTAAATAGTAGACCAAGGGTCTGAGACAACTGTAACCAAGGCTTCCTGCCTAACACTTGGATGACTTCCCTCCCAATGGTGTGACGAGAAATAAACTTGCTTTATAGTCCACAAATCCATTCATAAGATTAAACCAAGTAAACTAAGCATCCGGCAATCTAATCTCTTTTGTTTTCCTATTAAATTTACCATAATCATGCATAATCCCCCGATGCAATTTTTGGAGACGAACTTGTGTTAAAATTAACCCCTACCCACACACCCCCTGAGATTGAGGAGCAAGTACAAAGTCAACACCACAAAGATAACGATATGGAGTCAATAAAACGGTGATCATTCTTTGGTGGTGCTGTATTGGATTGTAtgtaagaagaaaaaatagtttttttgcGGATAAGGTGGATTGGATTGCTTTTGGATagataaacacacacacacattttttgCTTCGTCTTTATGTCTTTGTTTAAGCATCTAGTTGCAATTCATCTTAATTCTAGGGAAATTTGTGCTTTTGCTTGTGGAGTGTAGATCTGATTATGCTGATTTTGATGTTAGTTATGTATTCAAAATTTGTTTGCATTAACATGACAACTGGGAAGATAGGATATTCATTATTCATGCATTTcacaaattaataatatttttgtttacatCTTCCATGGTCCTATGGTGTTAAGATGTGTCATTCTTTCTGTTATTCTTATTGTTTTGCTAGGATGCTTCGGAAGAATGGACAGTTTGCATCGTTAAAACAAACTTCAGGTGCTTCTAGTTGGGATTCGACTCAGAGTTGTCTTCAAGATGGCACTCCTCAACCAGAAACTGTGTGAGTTCCAAGCTAATTCTGTTCTTTTGATTTCCTCTGTTGAATGATGTGTAATTATGGTCTAAGTTTTCCATTTGATAATGTTGTGTTCAACGCTTTGTCCTGTTTCTGCTGTGTTTTTTCAGCATACGGAGATGTCAACATTGTGGAGTTAGTGAAAATAATACTCCTGCAATGCGCCGTGGACCTGCTGGGCCAAGAACTTTATGTAATGCATGTGGTCTTATGTGGGCGAATAAGGTTGGTTTATTCTACTTTTTTGTACTGTACAAATATTACATTTTTGACATACAAAGTCGAGACCACAGACCctctttctctcactctcaATGTATCTCAGATTGATCTTTATTGTCATTATTGCTATGATCACAAATATCTGTTACTGTCTTTTAAGCaactttcattttcttcaccACTTTATTGATTGTACAGGGAACATTGAGAGATCTCAGCAAGGGTGGAAGGAACCTTACCATGGACAATATAGAACCTGTATGTGCAACATTTAAGAATATGggtttttcttctattttagaAGTAGAGTTGATTTTCAAGTGGCTGCTAAATGTTTTATTTCTTCTCCTCTATGTTGTAAGTTGGCTGATAGTTCATGTAAAGAAATCCAGCCTCTATACACTGTTTACTCCCTAGTATTTTTTCATTCTTGTGTTTGTGTTGCTACGATTAACATGACCAATCCTTTGCAATAACAAAAATGACCTTTGCAGGGAACACCGACTGAAGTCAAGCCTTCAGTTGTTGAAGGAGAATTCTCCAGAAACCAGGATGAGCGTGTATGATTTTTCTCTCCTATTACCATTATCTTCTGCATGAAGTATGAGCTGCAAGCTCATTCTATTATGCCTAATAATCATGGTGTACGCAGGGCATTCTTGATGGTCTTTCAAAAAACGTTACTGAAGGATCCAATGATGCTTCTGTTAACCCGGATGACGAGGAATGCATTGCATTTAAGGTTCTAGCTTTTCTATATttatttctgtattttttttgttatgtattGTGAAAGTTAACTACCAAATGCTTATGTTATGCATACTTAGCACAGTTTTATAGCACAGTCCATGATTAATAGAAGACTACGGAGCACTTGGTCTTTTGTTGACGGACATGGATAACCTTGGACCACAAATATTCAAACCATTTTCTTAGCATTCGAATTTGCATAATGCACATTTCAGTTAGACTTGAAGATATCAATGAGCATGTGGAAATTTTCATAGATGTCTCTGTATATTGAATTCTAAGTTGCCATCCATCTTCCATGAATTGATACCTaaatattttatgtttatttgCTCTGCTTGCTATTACCGTATAGGAGGAGCATTGATATTTTCTGGCCAGAAAACTTTTGGTGTTGGTCAACAATATACACGTAGCTTATTGAAATAACTAACCAGATAACTCCATGGATCCTCAGTTATTGTGTTTAATCAGAACAACCTGCAAACATGTGTTTATTTTGTGTTGTGATGTAATTCCATGCTGTAGGATTTGCATGAAACCGCTGAAGATCTTACGAACAGTTATCCGATGGGGATTGTTTCCTCAGCGAATGATGAGCAGGTATGATAATATGGATATGTTTTAATCTGTGCTAATATTCTTGTTCCGCTAAACAACCAAGAAATTGAACATTATACCCTAAATGTATTTTGGTCCTGGTCTATCTGTCATTCCACTATTGCAGAACAAAATGAGGCCTCTTTAATGTACAATATCTTATGTTGAAGTTTTGGTGTCTGCAGGAGCCTCTGGCTGAGCTCGCAAATCCTGCGGATACAGATTTAGACATCACTACTAATTTTGATTAGAAGGTGATGATTTGTTAGCCAATTGATGCCAGGATGCCGCATCAGTTCCTCTCGTGACCTTCTGCAACATATAGATGAAAGTTTTTGAACTTCGTAAGTAGAGTCATTTTAGGGAGTTTACGAGTTAATCTGCAAAGAACCCCGGGATCTTCTGATTGCAATGATCTTGTGAATGGAGGCACATTGCTACTTTCAGATGACGATAGATAAACCGGTGGTGGTTGAAAATttgatgtttatattttttcttgCGTACAAGAGTTGGAAGTAGAGATGTGGGTTGAGTGTGTTAAGCatattctaatattatttgtaatttatttagGTCTCTTCTAGTTTACTGAAATGTTGAGATCATCACATAAACTTACACCCAACTGATGAATGGTAGGCTcagtttatttttgtatcttaaATATGTAAAAGGTCGTCGGACACGCTTCTTTATTTATGatcatcaaattgaataaatcaaatagaaTCAATGGACAAGATAAGCATAGATTTGTGAGGGGACAAATTGTGTATGTATACATTTTTACATATGAAATCACCATGTCAGGGAACGGTATTAGAGGTGGTAAATTGATTCATTGAGTTGTTAATGAGTATTCACTACGATTCATTAGTTTGATTTCACCTTACATTATTACTACTGCCATCAATCTCTTCTTTATATTATGGTGAATATCAAATTAAACATGTCTTAACGGGTATCTATTAACAATCCAAAGAGATTTACCACCTCTAGACGGTATAAGATCAAGGTTTCCCATGTGGGCAGGAAGTCATTCTagtccgaaaaaaaaaaaaaaaacggaagaagagagagagggagagagagagagaaagtccaAACTACATTTTACATCCTATATTTTGAGTTGGTTTTTAAATTGAGTCgtgaggttttaattttttttacattccACTTTGAGGTTTTAA encodes the following:
- the LOC137717809 gene encoding GATA transcription factor 25-like — translated: MSMYGHSQDMTMPNPIPACDDDDTGAADSIDNAHIQYDSHTLEDGGIVVVEDVSSDGVYVQGGSAGSELRGQPYDGSSQLTLSFRGQVFVFDAVTPEKVQAVLLLLGGNELSPSAQGTELASQNPRATEDFPRCSQPHRAASLFRFRQKRKERCFDKKVRYGVRQEVALRMQRNKGQFSSSKKSDGDGNWSNGQESGQEDTHAETFCKHCGTSSKSTPMMRRGPSGPRSLCNACGLFWANRGSMRELSKRSHDVKRTEQGGESDTKDLDSVTAIDAHNNLVPFSNGDNSALVAEN
- the LOC137718449 gene encoding GATA transcription factor 24-like, with the protein product MAAVNPQPLEAGPFEEHGSGPIQVEDDDGDYEDGGDDGMEDMEEVHVNPVSVAERGGGGGGGGGGVVMASRTSELTLSFEGEVYVFPAVTPEKVQAVLLLLGGRDVPTGVPTVEVSYNQNPRGVGDTPKRSNLSRRIASLVRFREKRKERCFDKKIRYTVRKEVAQRMLRKNGQFASLKQTSGASSWDSTQSCLQDGTPQPETVIRRCQHCGVSENNTPAMRRGPAGPRTLCNACGLMWANKGTLRDLSKGGRNLTMDNIEPGTPTEVKPSVVEGEFSRNQDERGILDGLSKNVTEGSNDASVNPDDEECIAFKDLHETAEDLTNSYPMGIVSSANDEQEPLAELANPADTDLDITTNFD